A genome region from Streptomyces pratensis includes the following:
- a CDS encoding nitroreductase/quinone reductase family protein — translation MTEQRPSPAAFNQQVIEEFRTNGGKVGGMFAGAPLVLLTTTGARSGRARTNPVVYARDGARVLVFASNAGGPRHPDWYRNLIADPRVTVEIGTEDGGVETYAATAVPADGEERDRLYQAQCERDPAFSAYQAGTTRVIPVVALNRLDLSDPERNRALGAFLLRVHGELRGELATLRQDVDDYLARSAEPHGPVRAEPSLGRQLATHCLTFCNALHSHHISEDSAFTDFEKHFPGLAPAIAQLREEHRTVATVLAGIETLLETLASRSAAGETEALRTELARLADDLEAHFDHEERHLLPTLTGHDGPADA, via the coding sequence GTGACTGAGCAGCGCCCATCACCTGCGGCTTTCAACCAGCAGGTCATCGAGGAGTTCCGTACGAACGGGGGCAAGGTGGGCGGGATGTTCGCCGGTGCCCCGCTCGTGCTGCTGACCACCACCGGGGCCCGCAGCGGCCGGGCCCGGACGAACCCGGTGGTGTACGCGCGGGACGGCGCCAGGGTCCTGGTCTTCGCGTCCAACGCGGGCGGGCCCAGGCACCCCGACTGGTACAGGAACCTGATCGCCGATCCCCGGGTCACCGTGGAGATCGGCACCGAGGACGGCGGAGTGGAGACGTACGCGGCCACAGCGGTACCGGCCGACGGTGAGGAGCGCGACCGTCTCTACCAGGCGCAGTGCGAACGCGACCCGGCCTTCTCCGCCTACCAGGCCGGCACCACCCGGGTCATCCCCGTCGTCGCCCTGAACCGCCTCGACCTCTCCGACCCGGAGCGCAACCGTGCGCTGGGTGCCTTCCTCCTACGGGTCCACGGCGAACTCAGAGGAGAACTCGCCACGCTGCGCCAGGACGTCGACGACTATCTCGCGCGGTCGGCCGAACCCCATGGGCCCGTACGGGCGGAGCCGTCCTTGGGGCGACAACTGGCCACACACTGCCTGACGTTCTGCAACGCCCTTCACTCGCACCACATCAGCGAGGACAGCGCCTTCACCGACTTCGAGAAGCACTTTCCCGGACTCGCCCCAGCGATCGCGCAGCTCCGCGAGGAGCACCGCACCGTGGCGACCGTCCTGGCCGGAATCGAAACCCTGCTGGAGACTCTTGCCTCCCGGTCCGCCGCAGGGGAGACCGAGGCGCTCAGGACCGAGCTGGCACGACTGGCCGACGACCTCGAGGCGCACTTCGACCACGAGGAACGGCACCTGCTCCCCACACTCACCGGGCACGACGGACCCGCCGACGCGTGA
- a CDS encoding DUF2264 domain-containing protein, with product MTSTPFPLPSDDRTTSPHTGYTRAHWEATADGLLDAAWKWATPGRALLDLPGRPSRSGVRSDGLEGYARTFLTAAFRVAGSDGKDPHNWLERYADGLTAGTRTAGRDDAESWPLILDHTVFGQPMVESASVAIGLRLTRPWLWDQLDAATQDRAEEWLRGALRHTPAPNNWYLFPFSVAGFLESVGRGDAETALARQRALDLLEVWYRGEGWYADGDGRAFDHYNGWALHLYPVLDAYLSGDAELSAHHGARLSEHLESFSLMFGADGAPLHFGRSLSYRFAAGAAVGMGAVSGHTPLAPGVSRRLISGSLRYFLERGSVGDDGLLSLGWHGPHDATLQVYSGPSSPYWASKAFVALLAPAEHPLWTADEEPAPSEGPDRVLSLPSPGLLVQSTRADGIVRLHNHGSDHVRPHEGETADISDPLYARLAYSTATGPTASANTADNHLSLLARGSRSRRVRIHPLGAGHGDGWGWAASWHTPVFPDGPPTWPGLRVESVTVVRGRYELRVHRILGAPPGTRAEQTGWATAPEGPVSSALHGLHGWSEQEDVRAPQGTAFTRWAVLPRLGAEVEGTDVLVALASLTAEPAAGPLASAVSGVDVDGESVAVRWADDGSTTRVGFAPLEVAHGL from the coding sequence ATGACCTCCACCCCCTTTCCACTCCCCTCGGATGACCGCACGACGAGCCCGCACACCGGATACACCCGGGCCCACTGGGAGGCGACGGCGGACGGGCTGCTGGACGCCGCATGGAAGTGGGCGACCCCCGGCCGGGCCCTCCTCGACCTGCCGGGCCGCCCCTCGCGCTCCGGAGTCAGGTCCGACGGCCTGGAGGGCTATGCCCGTACGTTCCTCACCGCCGCGTTCCGGGTCGCCGGTTCGGACGGCAAGGACCCGCACAACTGGCTGGAGCGGTACGCCGACGGGCTCACCGCCGGTACCCGCACGGCGGGACGGGACGACGCCGAGTCCTGGCCGCTGATCCTGGACCACACCGTCTTCGGCCAGCCGATGGTGGAGTCGGCGTCGGTGGCGATCGGGCTGCGGCTGACCCGGCCCTGGCTGTGGGACCAGCTCGACGCCGCCACGCAGGACCGGGCTGAGGAATGGCTGCGCGGCGCCCTGCGGCACACCCCGGCACCCAACAACTGGTATCTCTTCCCGTTCTCAGTCGCCGGATTCCTGGAGTCGGTCGGCCGGGGCGACGCGGAGACGGCCCTGGCCCGGCAGCGGGCGCTCGACCTGCTGGAGGTCTGGTACCGCGGCGAGGGCTGGTACGCCGACGGGGACGGGCGCGCCTTCGACCACTACAACGGCTGGGCGCTGCACCTGTATCCCGTGCTGGACGCGTATCTGTCGGGCGACGCCGAGCTGTCGGCACACCACGGCGCGCGGCTGAGCGAGCACCTGGAGAGTTTCTCCCTGATGTTCGGCGCGGACGGCGCCCCGTTGCACTTCGGACGCTCCCTCTCCTACCGCTTCGCGGCGGGCGCCGCGGTCGGGATGGGCGCCGTGTCCGGGCACACCCCCTTGGCGCCGGGCGTCTCGCGCCGGCTGATCAGCGGCTCGCTGCGGTACTTCCTGGAGCGCGGTTCGGTCGGCGACGACGGCCTGCTGAGCCTGGGCTGGCACGGTCCGCACGACGCGACGCTCCAGGTGTACTCCGGCCCGTCGTCGCCGTACTGGGCGTCGAAGGCCTTCGTCGCCCTGCTGGCACCGGCGGAGCACCCGCTGTGGACGGCGGACGAGGAGCCCGCCCCGAGCGAGGGCCCTGACCGGGTGCTGTCCCTGCCGTCACCGGGTCTGCTCGTTCAGTCGACGCGGGCCGACGGCATCGTGCGGCTGCACAACCACGGCAGTGACCACGTCCGGCCGCACGAGGGTGAGACGGCGGACATCTCCGACCCGCTCTACGCCCGCCTCGCGTACTCGACGGCCACCGGCCCCACCGCGTCCGCGAACACCGCGGACAACCATCTGTCGCTCCTGGCAAGGGGGTCACGCAGCCGCCGGGTCCGCATCCACCCGCTGGGTGCGGGGCACGGCGACGGCTGGGGCTGGGCAGCGTCCTGGCACACCCCGGTGTTCCCGGACGGCCCGCCGACCTGGCCGGGCCTGCGGGTGGAGAGCGTGACCGTCGTCCGGGGACGGTACGAACTGCGGGTCCACCGGATCCTGGGCGCACCCCCCGGAACCAGGGCGGAGCAGACGGGCTGGGCGACGGCCCCCGAGGGCCCGGTGAGTTCCGCGCTGCACGGACTGCACGGCTGGTCGGAGCAGGAGGACGTACGGGCGCCCCAGGGCACTGCGTTCACCCGGTGGGCGGTGCTGCCCCGGCTGGGTGCCGAGGTGGAGGGGACCGACGTACTGGTGGCACTCGCCTCGCTCACCGCCGAGCCGGCCGCCGGCCCTCTCGCCTCGGCGGTGAGTGGGGTGGACGTCGACGGGGAGTCCGTCGCGGTGCGCTGGGCCGATGACGGTTCGACGACCCGCGTCGGCTTCGCGCCACTGGAGGTCGCCCACGGGCTCTGA
- a CDS encoding hydroxyacid dehydrogenase, whose product MPSTPPAHRRPHVAIAMGSDAAAAVLPADSLAALAEVCTLAPVPAIDDFTTEAARAVLADTEVLVTGWGCPPIHAGVLAAAPALRAVVHTAGTVRGHVTDACWERGIEVSSAAAANALPVAEYTLAMILLSGKRVLERARDFRAARERDAWLTTPPDVGNYGRTVGILSASLIGRRVIELLRPYDLRVLLHDPYVTDEEAAALGVRPVTLAGLFAESDVVSVHTPLLPATTGLVTRGLLSSMRPDAVLINTSRGAVVDQDALTDVLRTDRIRAVLDVTDPDPLPADHPLWGCDNAVITPHLAGSQGNELRRLADLAVGEVARWAAGDGFAHPVRRERLAFLA is encoded by the coding sequence ATGCCCAGCACTCCCCCCGCACACCGCAGGCCGCACGTCGCGATCGCCATGGGGTCGGACGCCGCGGCAGCGGTGCTCCCCGCCGATTCCCTGGCGGCGCTGGCCGAGGTGTGCACCCTCGCGCCCGTGCCCGCGATCGACGACTTCACGACCGAAGCGGCGCGTGCCGTACTCGCGGACACGGAGGTCCTGGTCACCGGCTGGGGCTGCCCACCGATCCACGCGGGGGTCCTGGCCGCCGCACCCGCGCTGCGGGCCGTCGTGCACACGGCGGGCACGGTACGCGGCCATGTGACCGACGCCTGCTGGGAAAGGGGCATCGAGGTTTCGTCGGCCGCGGCGGCCAATGCGCTGCCGGTGGCGGAGTACACCCTCGCGATGATCCTGCTGTCCGGCAAACGGGTCCTGGAGCGGGCCAGGGACTTCCGGGCCGCCCGCGAGCGCGACGCCTGGCTCACCACCCCGCCCGACGTGGGCAACTACGGCCGCACGGTGGGCATTCTGTCCGCCTCCCTGATCGGCCGGAGGGTGATCGAGCTGCTTCGCCCCTACGACCTGCGGGTGTTGCTGCACGACCCGTACGTCACCGACGAGGAGGCCGCCGCCCTCGGCGTCCGCCCCGTCACCCTGGCAGGGCTCTTCGCGGAGAGCGACGTGGTCAGCGTCCACACACCGCTCCTGCCCGCGACCACGGGGCTGGTCACCCGCGGACTCCTCAGCTCGATGCGGCCCGACGCCGTCCTGATCAACACCTCACGGGGCGCGGTCGTCGACCAGGACGCCCTCACCGACGTACTCCGGACGGACCGCATCCGGGCGGTGCTGGACGTCACCGACCCCGACCCGCTGCCGGCGGACCATCCGCTGTGGGGCTGCGACAACGCGGTCATCACCCCACACCTCGCCGGGTCCCAGGGCAACGAACTGCGGCGGCTGGCCGATCTGGCCGTCGGCGAGGTCGCCCGCTGGGCCGCGGGCGACGGTTTCGCCCATCCCGTACGACGCGAAAGGCTGGCATTCCTCGCATGA
- a CDS encoding carbohydrate ABC transporter permease, protein MSASTVSRAALPLRPRLLGRSVVNLVVLVSVLYTLLPVLWLVLASTKNRDALFSSDILSLSDFSFVQNMKDLFAMDGGLFGRWYGNSLLYAVLGAALGALISVACGYAFDKYRFARKEKLFGLVLAAVMVPQTVLALPLYLMASSAGLVNTFWAVFIPVLFNPFGVYLGRIFSQGYVPDEVLEAARMDGAGELAAYFRVALRMLGPGLVTVFLFQLTAIWNNFFLPMVMLSDQDLYPVSLGLYSWNSAASVSPEYYPVVIMGSLLAVLPLILAFAMLQRFWRSGLTAGAVK, encoded by the coding sequence ATGAGCGCGTCGACCGTGTCCCGTGCCGCCTTGCCCCTTCGGCCCCGGCTCCTCGGGCGCTCCGTCGTCAACCTCGTGGTCCTCGTGTCGGTGCTGTACACCCTGCTGCCGGTGCTGTGGCTGGTACTCGCCTCGACGAAGAACAGGGACGCCCTCTTCAGCAGTGACATCCTGTCGCTGAGCGACTTCTCCTTCGTCCAGAACATGAAGGACCTGTTCGCCATGGACGGCGGGCTCTTCGGCCGCTGGTACGGCAACAGCCTGCTGTACGCGGTGCTCGGTGCGGCACTCGGGGCACTGATCAGCGTCGCGTGCGGCTACGCCTTCGACAAGTACCGCTTCGCCCGCAAGGAGAAGCTGTTCGGACTGGTACTGGCCGCCGTCATGGTGCCGCAGACCGTGCTCGCCCTGCCGCTCTACCTGATGGCGTCCTCCGCCGGTCTCGTGAACACCTTCTGGGCCGTCTTCATCCCCGTCCTGTTCAACCCGTTCGGGGTCTACCTCGGGCGGATCTTCAGCCAGGGGTACGTGCCCGACGAGGTGCTGGAGGCCGCGCGGATGGACGGTGCGGGCGAACTGGCCGCCTACTTCAGGGTGGCGCTGCGGATGCTGGGTCCCGGGCTGGTCACCGTCTTCCTCTTCCAGCTCACAGCTATCTGGAACAACTTCTTCCTGCCCATGGTGATGCTCTCCGACCAGGATCTGTATCCGGTCAGTCTCGGCCTGTACTCCTGGAACAGCGCCGCGTCCGTGTCGCCCGAGTACTACCCCGTCGTCATCATGGGCTCGCTGCTCGCGGTGCTGCCCCTGATCCTCGCCTTCGCCATGCTCCAGCGTTTCTGGCGGTCCGGGCTGACGGCGGGTGCCGTCAAGTAG
- a CDS encoding carbohydrate ABC transporter permease, with product MTSTAPVSVPADATARPSPRSPAAPAPEARRSARRRELVACGVLMTPFFVLLVTVFLIPVATAVRLSFFSDDQPGLGFGPERTVFAGLRNYTAVLADPTFLGGLGVVALYCLVYIPLMVIGALVLALLLDSGVVRMRGTVQLALFLPHAVPGIIAALIWLYLYTPGISPVIDLLGRADITIDFLGVHTVLPSIVNIALWSNLGYNMVVFYAALQAVPREVIEASVVDGAGPVRTALQVKAPLVRSSIVMVAMFTLIFALQLFTEPMLLSQSTPMINSRFSPSMYIYDAAFTRNNYGLAAAASVILLLCTIALSYGVTRWTNRSNAAEEGAR from the coding sequence ATGACCAGCACCGCCCCCGTGTCCGTACCGGCGGACGCCACCGCCCGGCCGTCACCGAGGAGTCCGGCCGCCCCGGCCCCCGAGGCCCGCAGGTCCGCCCGACGGCGTGAACTCGTTGCCTGCGGTGTCCTGATGACACCGTTCTTCGTCCTTCTGGTGACCGTCTTCCTGATCCCGGTCGCCACGGCCGTCCGTCTGAGCTTCTTCAGCGACGATCAGCCCGGGCTCGGCTTCGGCCCCGAACGGACGGTCTTCGCCGGGCTCCGCAACTACACCGCCGTGCTGGCGGACCCGACCTTCCTCGGCGGTCTCGGCGTCGTCGCCCTGTACTGCCTGGTCTACATCCCGCTCATGGTGATCGGCGCCCTCGTGCTCGCGCTGCTGCTGGACTCCGGCGTGGTCCGTATGCGGGGCACCGTCCAGCTCGCGCTGTTCCTGCCGCACGCCGTGCCGGGCATCATCGCGGCCCTGATCTGGCTGTATCTGTACACCCCCGGCATCAGCCCGGTCATCGACCTGCTCGGCAGGGCAGACATCACCATCGACTTCCTCGGGGTGCACACGGTGCTCCCGTCCATCGTGAACATCGCGCTGTGGAGCAACCTCGGCTACAACATGGTCGTGTTCTACGCCGCCCTGCAGGCGGTGCCCCGAGAGGTGATCGAGGCGTCGGTCGTCGACGGCGCGGGCCCCGTCCGCACGGCCCTCCAGGTCAAGGCCCCGCTGGTGCGCTCCTCGATCGTGATGGTCGCGATGTTCACCCTCATCTTCGCGCTCCAGCTCTTCACCGAACCGATGCTGCTGAGCCAGTCGACCCCGATGATCAACTCGCGCTTCTCGCCCAGCATGTACATCTACGACGCCGCCTTCACCCGGAACAACTACGGTCTCGCGGCAGCCGCCTCTGTCATCCTGCTCCTGTGCACGATCGCCCTCTCCTACGGCGTCACCCGCTGGACCAACCGCTCCAACGCTGCCGAGGAGGGCGCCCGATGA
- a CDS encoding ABC transporter substrate-binding protein has protein sequence MPGRQSRRSVLATIAALPLTGALSACGGGGGDTRSGGTSSTGRTVSSRTGRKTRITFWSALRGSQEVVDAFNRGHDTIQVDYQQVPSGAQGGYAKLSNAARAGNAPDVATIEYPQVPGFAIDGVCRDITDLVGDGMRARMLPQALALTTFEKRVFSVPLDIEPMVLHYRTDLFERFGLTVPRTWEDFEDTARTVRRKGGASRMALFPTDGDTHLAAFAWQAGAQWFDTAGGAWNVSLADAPTRRVSAFWQRLTDQDLVFMNAVESRHGDVQIADGLVLSRLSGAWDAGAQMKARPKQKGKWALAPLPQWDPADPGVGTHGGSTFAVTSSSAHPEAAMEFIEWQVSHPDALRARLSSGASSQYPAAPGLVDVGREAFDRSYYGGQDIYTLFEQEARKIRAGWTWGPRMTATGKIMKDGLARAGGGQGSILGAVRAAQEGTLPDLRALGLSTTRRST, from the coding sequence ATGCCTGGTCGACAGAGCCGTCGATCCGTGCTCGCCACGATCGCCGCACTGCCTCTGACGGGCGCGCTCAGCGCCTGCGGAGGTGGTGGCGGAGACACACGATCGGGCGGTACGAGCAGTACCGGCAGGACAGTGAGCAGCAGGACCGGCAGGAAGACGCGGATCACCTTCTGGTCCGCCCTGCGGGGCAGTCAGGAGGTCGTGGACGCGTTCAACCGCGGCCACGACACGATCCAGGTCGACTACCAGCAGGTCCCCTCGGGGGCCCAGGGCGGTTACGCCAAGCTCAGCAACGCGGCCCGGGCCGGCAACGCCCCGGACGTCGCCACCATCGAGTACCCGCAGGTCCCGGGCTTCGCCATCGACGGGGTCTGCCGCGACATCACGGACCTGGTCGGCGACGGGATGCGTGCCCGGATGCTGCCGCAGGCACTGGCACTGACCACCTTCGAGAAGCGGGTCTTCAGCGTCCCTCTCGACATAGAGCCCATGGTGCTGCACTACCGCACCGACCTGTTCGAAAGGTTCGGACTGACCGTCCCGCGTACCTGGGAGGACTTCGAGGACACGGCAAGGACCGTACGCCGCAAGGGCGGTGCGAGCCGGATGGCGCTCTTCCCGACGGACGGAGACACCCATCTCGCCGCATTCGCGTGGCAGGCGGGTGCCCAATGGTTCGACACGGCCGGCGGGGCCTGGAACGTCTCGCTCGCCGACGCCCCCACCCGCCGCGTGTCGGCCTTCTGGCAGCGGCTGACCGACCAGGACCTGGTCTTCATGAACGCGGTGGAGAGCCGGCACGGCGACGTCCAGATCGCCGACGGCCTGGTGCTGAGCAGGCTCAGCGGGGCGTGGGACGCCGGTGCGCAGATGAAGGCCCGCCCGAAGCAGAAGGGCAAGTGGGCGCTCGCTCCGCTCCCCCAGTGGGATCCGGCCGACCCCGGTGTCGGGACCCACGGCGGCTCGACCTTCGCGGTGACCAGCAGCAGCGCGCACCCGGAGGCCGCGATGGAGTTCATCGAGTGGCAGGTCTCGCACCCGGACGCCCTTCGTGCCCGGCTCTCCAGCGGTGCGAGCAGCCAGTACCCCGCCGCTCCCGGGCTCGTCGATGTGGGCCGCGAGGCGTTCGACCGCTCCTACTACGGCGGCCAGGACATCTACACCCTCTTCGAGCAGGAGGCCCGGAAGATCCGCGCGGGCTGGACCTGGGGCCCCCGGATGACGGCCACCGGCAAGATCATGAAGGACGGACTGGCGCGGGCCGGCGGAGGCCAGGGCTCCATCCTCGGGGCGGTCCGGGCGGCGCAGGAAGGCACCTTGCCGGACCTCAGGGCACTCGGCCTCTCCACCACCCGGCGCTCCACCTGA
- a CDS encoding substrate-binding domain-containing protein, which produces MREPVELRRKRILAVVHARGAVKVSSLADELDVSAVTLRRDVEELARTGMLRRGHGVVRPMGDATRTTDVPAARNGEPAGDGAAIALVVPERHSYLHETLHGARTALEEAGARVTLHIAPQMAGAERPQVERALAAGARGLLIAPRWRSAAGEEADYGWLAEVEVPTVLMERRPRPGSVLHAMDTVCSDHWYGIHLAVDHLISLGHRRLVLAARNDSPTARSIRAAFARIAGVRPEVEDWSVVLSSPNAGPGEPGTEEAVPDLTALIRERGVTGAVLHGDEDALMLVQRLTESGIRVPRDCSVVAYDDVVAALGSTALTAVAPPRAEIGRAAAELLLHRLAHPAGATGPVRRVELLPRLEVRGSTQGLSGSTD; this is translated from the coding sequence ATGCGGGAGCCGGTTGAGCTGAGGCGCAAACGCATTCTCGCGGTGGTGCACGCGCGCGGCGCCGTCAAGGTGAGTTCGCTCGCCGACGAGCTGGACGTCTCGGCGGTGACGCTCCGACGGGACGTGGAGGAGCTCGCGAGGACGGGCATGCTGAGGCGCGGTCACGGCGTGGTCCGGCCGATGGGGGACGCCACACGCACGACCGACGTACCGGCCGCCCGGAACGGTGAACCGGCCGGGGACGGGGCCGCGATCGCCCTGGTCGTCCCGGAGCGGCATTCGTATCTCCACGAGACGCTGCACGGCGCGAGAACCGCCCTGGAGGAGGCGGGTGCGCGGGTCACCCTGCACATAGCCCCGCAGATGGCCGGGGCCGAGCGGCCGCAGGTGGAGCGGGCCCTGGCCGCGGGGGCGCGGGGCCTGCTGATCGCCCCCCGGTGGCGCAGCGCGGCCGGGGAGGAGGCGGACTACGGCTGGCTCGCCGAGGTGGAGGTGCCGACGGTCCTGATGGAGCGGCGGCCCCGTCCCGGCAGCGTGCTGCACGCCATGGACACGGTGTGCTCCGACCATTGGTACGGGATACATCTGGCCGTGGACCACCTGATCTCCCTGGGCCACCGCCGGCTCGTGCTGGCCGCGAGGAACGACAGCCCGACGGCGCGTTCCATACGCGCCGCGTTCGCCCGGATCGCCGGCGTCCGGCCGGAGGTGGAGGACTGGTCGGTGGTGCTCAGCTCGCCGAACGCGGGCCCGGGGGAGCCGGGCACGGAGGAGGCGGTCCCGGACCTCACGGCGCTGATACGGGAGCGCGGCGTGACCGGCGCCGTCCTGCACGGCGACGAGGACGCCCTGATGCTGGTCCAGCGCCTGACCGAGAGCGGAATCCGGGTGCCGCGGGACTGCTCCGTCGTGGCGTACGACGATGTCGTCGCGGCGCTGGGCAGCACCGCCCTCACCGCTGTCGCACCGCCGAGGGCCGAGATCGGGCGGGCGGCTGCCGAGCTCCTCCTGCACCGGCTGGCCCACCCTGCCGGCGCCACCGGTCCGGTGCGGAGGGTGGAGCTGCTCCCCCGCCTCGAAGTGCGCGGATCGACCCAGGGGTTGTCCGGCTCGACAGACTGA
- a CDS encoding sulfite exporter TauE/SafE family protein: MDTITLWQLAALAAASTLVGFSKTAVSGANTISLAVFAAVLPARESTGVLLPILIAGDILAVLVYRRHAHWPTLLKLFPAVAVGVVAGTVFMLWADDAAVRTSIGAILLFMAGVTVWRRRARPEPAPEQEDEDGPTRGGRFKARSYGVLGGFTTMVANAGGPVMSLYLLSAGFRKLGFLGTSAWFFLIVNTSKVPFSVGLGLIDAQSLLLDAALVLFVIPGAYLGRACVGRINQKLFDRIVIGATVLGGLQLLLH, encoded by the coding sequence ATGGACACCATCACACTCTGGCAACTGGCCGCGCTCGCGGCGGCATCCACCCTCGTCGGCTTCTCGAAGACGGCGGTCAGCGGTGCCAACACGATCAGCCTCGCGGTCTTCGCGGCCGTACTCCCGGCCCGCGAATCGACCGGAGTGCTGCTCCCGATCCTGATCGCGGGCGACATCCTCGCCGTGCTGGTCTACCGCCGTCACGCCCACTGGCCGACCCTGCTGAAGCTCTTCCCCGCCGTCGCCGTGGGCGTGGTGGCGGGCACCGTCTTCATGCTGTGGGCCGACGACGCCGCTGTGCGGACCTCCATCGGCGCGATCCTGCTCTTCATGGCGGGCGTCACCGTCTGGCGCAGGCGTGCCCGCCCCGAGCCAGCGCCGGAACAGGAGGACGAGGACGGTCCGACGCGCGGCGGGCGCTTCAAGGCCCGCTCGTACGGGGTGCTCGGTGGATTCACCACCATGGTCGCCAACGCGGGCGGTCCTGTGATGTCCCTCTACCTGCTGTCGGCGGGCTTCAGGAAACTGGGCTTCCTCGGGACGTCGGCGTGGTTCTTCCTGATCGTCAACACATCCAAGGTGCCCTTCAGTGTGGGGCTCGGCCTCATCGACGCGCAGTCGCTGCTGCTGGACGCGGCCCTCGTGCTGTTCGTCATCCCCGGTGCGTACCTCGGCCGCGCGTGCGTCGGCCGGATCAACCAGAAGCTCTTCGACCGCATCGTGATCGGAGCCACCGTCCTGGGCGGCCTCCAGCTGCTGCTGCACTGA
- a CDS encoding amino acid permease, with translation MSISASTPSSTEPAPHKDEEQRLRELGYQPVLARRMGGFGNFAISFSVISILSGCMTLYGFGMSTGGPAVMLWGWAGVGLFVLCVGMALAEVTSAYPTSGALYYMADRLGGRKWGWYTGWLNLLGLLGAIAGIDYGAALFTGALLNLQWGFDPTPGSTMVIFLCILLLHAVLNLFGVRLVSVLNSISVWWHLGGVALIVTVLAIVPSNHQSPSFVFTEFVNGTGWENPIYVAAIGLLLAQYTFCGYDASAHLSEETSNASVTAAKGIVRAIWVSWVAGFVLLAGLTFAIQDYAGTQNSATGVPPAQIFIDALGTSGATALLLIVIAAQLFCGNAEVAAASRMVFAFSRDNALPGSALWRKVSARTQTPVPAVWLSVAVAALLAVPSLYSATAYGAVTAINVIGITPAYAIPIYLKLRAGDRFQRGPWHLGRWSKPIGWIAVVWVAVVSVLFLLPQSSPVTIDSMNYASIALVAVLVLATVWWFVARSSYSTPAAYGNAREQAEIAEGIV, from the coding sequence ATGTCCATATCCGCCTCGACCCCGTCGAGCACGGAGCCCGCGCCGCACAAGGACGAAGAGCAGCGGCTGCGCGAACTCGGCTACCAGCCGGTGCTCGCGCGCCGCATGGGCGGCTTCGGCAACTTCGCGATCAGCTTCTCCGTCATCTCGATCCTCTCCGGCTGCATGACGCTGTACGGCTTCGGCATGTCGACCGGCGGCCCGGCCGTGATGCTCTGGGGGTGGGCCGGTGTCGGCCTGTTCGTGCTCTGCGTGGGCATGGCCCTCGCAGAGGTGACCAGCGCGTACCCGACGTCCGGTGCCCTCTACTACATGGCCGACCGGCTGGGCGGCCGGAAATGGGGCTGGTACACCGGGTGGCTGAACCTGCTCGGTCTGCTGGGCGCGATCGCCGGCATCGACTACGGGGCGGCACTGTTCACGGGTGCCCTGCTCAATCTGCAGTGGGGGTTCGACCCCACCCCCGGATCCACCATGGTGATCTTCCTCTGCATCCTGCTGCTGCACGCCGTGCTGAACCTCTTCGGAGTGCGCCTGGTCAGTGTGCTCAACTCGATCAGCGTGTGGTGGCATCTGGGCGGTGTCGCCCTGATCGTGACGGTGCTGGCGATCGTGCCCTCGAACCACCAGTCCCCGTCGTTCGTCTTCACCGAGTTCGTCAACGGCACGGGCTGGGAGAACCCGATCTACGTGGCGGCGATCGGCCTGCTGCTGGCCCAGTACACCTTCTGCGGCTACGACGCCTCCGCGCACCTGTCCGAGGAGACCTCGAACGCCTCGGTGACGGCGGCCAAGGGCATCGTCCGGGCGATCTGGGTCTCCTGGGTCGCGGGTTTCGTCCTGCTGGCGGGACTGACCTTCGCCATCCAGGACTACGCGGGTACCCAGAACAGTGCCACCGGGGTCCCCCCCGCCCAGATCTTCATCGACGCGCTGGGTACGTCCGGCGCCACCGCCCTGCTGCTGATCGTCATCGCGGCCCAGCTGTTCTGCGGCAACGCCGAGGTCGCGGCCGCGAGCCGGATGGTCTTCGCCTTCAGCCGCGACAACGCGCTGCCGGGCTCGGCGCTGTGGCGCAAGGTGAGCGCGCGGACCCAGACCCCGGTGCCCGCCGTGTGGCTCTCGGTCGCCGTCGCCGCGCTGCTGGCGGTGCCGTCGCTGTACTCCGCGACCGCGTACGGGGCGGTCACGGCGATCAACGTCATCGGGATCACACCGGCGTACGCCATCCCGATCTACCTGAAGCTGCGCGCGGGTGACCGCTTCCAGCGCGGTCCGTGGCACCTCGGCCGCTGGTCGAAGCCGATCGGCTGGATCGCGGTGGTGTGGGTCGCCGTCGTGAGTGTGCTGTTCCTGCTGCCGCAGTCCTCACCGGTGACCATCGACTCGATGAACTACGCGTCGATCGCCCTGGTCGCCGTCCTGGTCCTGGCCACGGTCTGGTGGTTCGTCGCACGTAGTTCGTACAGCACTCCGGCCGCGTACGGGAACGCCCGCGAGCAGGCGGAGATCGCCGAGGGCATCGTCTGA